The Mycolicibacterium flavescens genomic interval TGTTCAGCAGCGACTGCAGGGTGCCGCCCTGCCCCTGGAAGATCTGGATCAGCGACGCCGACAAGGCGTTCACATCCTCCGGATTGAGTCCCCGGATAACGGGTTTGAGGCCGCCGAGAAGGAGGTCGAGATCAAGGGCGCCCTGGGTCCGTTCCACCGGAATCTGTGAGTCGGGTGGCATCGGTGTTCCGTCGGGCCCCTCGATCAGCTCCAGATATCGGTCGCCGACCAGGTTCAGGTACCGGACCGCGGCTCGCGTGCCCGTGGTCATGCGTACATTCGGATCGGCGTCGAAGCTGACCAGCACGGTTTTGTCGGGGCGTAACTTGACGCTGTTGACCGTGCCGACCCGCATCCCGGCCACCCGCACGGACTGTCCGGTTTTCAGCCGGGAGGCGTCGGCGAACACCGCCGTGTAATCCTTGGTGCTCCCGGTTTGGTATTGACCGAAGATGAAGAACAGCGATGCGGTAAGCAACGTCATCACGAGCGCGAAAAGCCCGAACTTGACCACGGTCGGCCGCAGCGAACGCCTCATCCCGGCATTCCGATCTGTGCTGTATTACGGGGCGGCCCAGCGGTTTCTGTGTCGGGGAACATGATCTGCTTGATGATGTCGGCATTGAGGACGATGCCCGGATAGGTGCGTCGCCACGGATTGGTACCGGTGTCTGCCACCACATACGGTGCGGCGGTCTCGAACGGCAGCTTCGGCAGCCCGGTGCACTGCGGACCGCCCTCGGCGCCTGCCTTGGGCAGATCCAGAGGATAGCGATACCGCTCCTGCGCCCACAGGAAGCCGGCCAGCACCTCGACGCCCGGCGCTTTCAACGGTGGGAAATGCGCTGACTCGACTATGCCGGCCAGCGCACACCACAACGCCTGGTTGTATTCGTTGGTCAATGATGTGGTCGGGACCAACAGCCGCACGACGTCGGTCAGCGCCTGACGGTTCTGCGCGATCACCTCGTTGCCGACATCGGCGAGCCCGATCACGCTGACGAGCGCCGCATCGAGATCGTCTTGTTTGTCGACGATGGACTCGCTGATGGTCGCCGCGTTGTCGGCGATCGACACGAGATCCCCTGACGCGTCTGCGTATGCGCGAAGCACTCCGGGAGCCAGTTCCAGATCGCGGTTGAGCGCCGGCAGGCTGGGCTCGAGCGTCGCGAGGTAGGAGTCGAGGTCGGAAAGCATCTTGCCGAACTTCTGTCCACGACCGGATACGGCTTGGGCGATCGCACCGAGCGTGGCATTCAGTTTCGCCGGTTCGATCGTGGACAGCACCGAGGTCAGCTGCTCGAAGACGGTGTTCACCTCGACCATCACATGCTGGGCCTCGATCACCTGACCGGCGCGCAGCGATTGGGGTGACGGCTCTTCGGGAAAGACGAATTGGACTTGTTTGGCGCCGAACACCGTTGGCGACGCGATGTCGACGAGCGCGTTGGCCGGAATCGCATCGAGCCGCGAAGGATCCATCGCCAGATGCAGTGCCGCCTCACCGCTGGGCAGTTCTTCGATCGCCTCTACCCGTCCCACCTGGACGCCACGGATTTCGACCTTGGCATCGGGATTCATCACCAGGCCGGCGCGCTGCGAGATCACAGTCACCGGAACGGTATCGGCGAAGTCGCCGCGAAATAGGCTCGCCGCCAAAGCGAACACCGCCACGAGTGCGGCGATCGACGCCAATCCGACGAGCGGGCGCAGCAGATAACGCTTCACCGATCGCTCCCGCGCTCATGCCCGAGGCGCTCCGCACCGCACCCCGCCGATCGGTATGACAAGCCCGCTTTCCCCCCAGTGTGCGATCGAGGACGGTGCAGGACTTTACGCCGGAACATATCTTTGGGTCAATCGCTCCCGTTATCAAGCGGATTTTCTTAGTCGCAGATCCTCTCCCCGGTAGCGGCAAGGCCACTATTTGTTTGCTGCACAAGAATGACACACAGTTCACTGCACTTCAACAGGCAGAAATGGGACACTTCGGTGTTATCTGTCTCGCGCTCGTGACGTACGTGACCAGATTGTCAGGTAGGCCGACCGTCGGGCTTGCATGGAACAATGATTAGGCCCACCGCGGGCATTATTCAGCGCAATGACAAGTCGACGGATACAACGCGTCGTCGACGATGCGACTCAATCGTGCCGTGCGACCGACGCCGCGCGAAGCCAAATGGCAATTATTACGAGAATAGAGACGGGCAGTCTTGGAAAGGCCGGCCCCTGTGATTCGGCGCGAAACGTGTTGGTATTTCGGGCGACTACTTACTGTCGCAAGCGTCAGTTGATCGACGCGGCGCGATCGAGGCGCCCCGCCTATTCCGGGAGCCGCAATTCGGGCTTTTCGACCTCTTCGATATTGACGTCCTTGAAGGTGATCACGCGGACCTGTTTGACGAAGCGGGCGGGCCGGTACATGTCCCACACCCAGGCGTCGGCCAACCGCAGCTCGAAATAGACCTCTCCGTCGGAGTTGCGCGGCACCAGTTCGACGCTGTTGGCGAGGTAGAACCTGCGCTCGGTCTCCACCACGTAACTGAACTGGCCGACGATGTCCTTGTATTCGCGGTAGAGCGAGAGCTCCATCTCGGTTTCGTATTTCTCGAGATCCTCGGCACTCATCGCTCAGCTGTCCTTCATCTTGGTCGCTGCCCCCTTGTTGGCTCCCATTGTCCCCTACCCGGCTTCGTCACATTGCTCCGGTGGACCCACGTGACGGGAGTCAACCAGTTCGGTCACCACTCTGATTCCTGCCGCCGTGGCCACCCGGCGCACATTGATGAACGAGTGCCGGTGTTGGCTACAGGGCCCCAGCTCGGCCAGCGCCGCGCTGTGCGCCGGCGTGCTGTAGCCCTTGTGAAGCGCGAAGCCGTACCCAGGGTGTTCGGCTTCCATCTTCACCATCAGACGGTCGCGGCTGACCTTGGCCAGCACGCTGGCCGCCGCGATGCACGCCGCGGCCGCATCGCCGCCGACCACCGGAAGCGACGGCGCCGACAGCCCGGGGACGCGGAAACCGTCGGACAGCACATAGCCCGGTCGCACGGACAGGCCCGCGACCGCGCGGCGCATGCCCTCGATGTTGGCCACATGCACGCCGCGGCGATCGACCTCATGGGAGGGGATGAACACCACGTGGTAAGCCAGGGCGTAACGCCGAATCAGGGGGAAAAGGCGCTCGCGCTCCTTTTCGTTGAGCTTCTTCGAATCGTCGAGCGCCGAGAGGCTCTCCAACCGATTCGGACCGAGAACACAGGCGGCGACGACGAGGGGGCCCGCACACGCGCCGCGGCCGACCTCGTCGACGCCGGCGACCGGCCCGAGGCCGCTGCGATACAGCGCAGATTCCAGGGTGCGCAGCCCCGAGGATTTCCGGATCACAGTGCGCGGAGGCCACGTCGCCGGCAAGAACAGCTCTCCTAGTGCGTCTGGCGTTTACGTCTGCGGGTTCTCGCTGCCCACGCCACCCCAACGGGAGGGGGGCCATGCGATGAACCGCGCCTTTCCGATGACATTGTCCACCGGGACGGTGCCCGCCGTCGGGTCGCCCGTGCACAGCAGACCCTTCTGGGCGTCGGCCGGGGTGTTGGTGCAGTGCGCGCGGGAATCAGCCGAGTGGGTGCGGTTGTCCCCCATGACCCACAACCGGCCTTCAGGCACTTCGACCGGCCCGAACTCATTTCCCAGGCATGGATAGATCGCGGGGTCCGCCTGCATGGTCTCGGGGTCCAGGTACGGCTCGTCGAGCCGCTTGCCGTCGACGGTCAACCCGGTCGCCGCTCGGCATTCCACCGTCTGGCCGCCCACCGCGATGATCCGCTTGACGAGGTCGTTCTCGTCGGGCGGGACGAATCCGACGACCGAGAGCACGTTCTGCACCCATCGGATCGCGGTGTTGTCCGAGCGGATCGACCGGTAGTTGATGTTCCAGTTCGGCGGGCCCTTGAACACGACGACGTCGCCGGGCTCGGGTGACGAGAACCGGTAGGTCAACTTGTCGACCATGATCCGGTCGCCGGTGCAGCCAGGGCAGCCGTGCAGGGTCGGTTCCATCGACTCCGACGGAATCAGATACGGCCGGGCGACGAACGTGAGCATGACGTAATAGATGACGAGCGCGATCGAGATGAGGATCGCGAATTCTCGGAGCGCACCGCCCTTTTTCTTGGGCTTTTCCGTCTCGCTGTCCGGCTCGGCGGTCTCGGGCCGGTGCTCGGCTGATGATTCGTCGGGCTCTGAGGAACCGGTCACCGCATCAGGGTAGCCAGCGCCGTGCTCAGCCCCGCGCTGCTCGCGCTCCAAGGATCAAGCCCCGGCGCCGACAGCCGACCGGGACGTCAGCGCTTTTCCTTGATCTTGGCTTTCTTGCCGCGCAGCTCACGCAGGTAGTACAGCTTGGCGCGACGTACGTCACCACGGGTCACGACGTCGATGTGGTCGACGTTGGGCGAATGCACCGGAAAGGTCCGCTCGACGCCGACGCCGTAGCTCTCCTTGCGCACGGTGAAGGTCTCCCGGACACCGCCACCCTGGCGACGCAGGACCACACCCTTGAAGACCTGGATGCGCTCCTTGGAGCCCTCGATGACCTTGACGTGCACGTTGACGGTGTCGCCGGGACCGAAGTCCGGGATGTCGTCGCGCAGTGATGTCTGATCGACGAAGTCCAGCGTGTTCATCGGTGACACTTCCTTGCGGTTGGCGGCTGCGGGCGCTGCAGTCACGTGGACGCCGTGACATGGCCTGCCGAGCCGATCTGATCGGGCGAATCGGGGTGTATCTCGCAGCGGGCGGAACGAGCCGTTCCCGGGTCCTGCACAGACAACTGCTCAATTGTGCCAGATGAGACCTGATCCAGCGAAATCGCGCCGGGGCCGTCGGTCCGCGCCTCGCGACGTTACCTAGACAGGCGCCCCGGGTAGCCGGTGATTAGGGTTGACACCAGGGCCGAAGCAACGCGGCGGGCCCCAATTTTCTCATCCGGGCCATTTGAGGAGGGTCATGAGCCGGCGGCCGTCTTTGCTGGTCAAGACGATCGCAATCGTCGCCGCCGCGATCGTGGTCGTCGCTGGGTACGAGACGCAAGCACACGACGCGCCATCGACCGTCATCGCGCCGCAGGGCGGCTCCGGACCGCTGCCCGACGCCCGGCCCGATGAGCCCGCCGCCTCCTTCGGCGGGCTCGTCGCCCGCACGCGCCGGGCCACCGAGCAGGCCGCCGAGACCGGTGCCGACCTCTCCGTCGCCGTGCTCGACCGCAATACCGGAACCTTCGTGTCCAACGGCAACAACGAGGCGATGCCGATCGCGTCGGTGGTCAAGCTGTTCATCGCCGACGACCTGCTGCTGCAGGAATCGCAGGGGAAGACCGAAATCCCGCCCGAGGACCGTAAGGCGTTGGATGCGATGCTGCGGTCATCCGATGACAGCGCGGCCGAGATCTTCTGGAATCGCGGCGGCGGCAGCGAGATCGTTTCGCGCGTCACCGCGCGGTACGGCCTGCGCGCGACCAGCACGCCGTACAACGGCCGCTGGTTCAACACCTTGAGCACCACGGGAGATTTGGTGCGGTACTACTCAGAGTTGCTCTCGGGCGGCGGCGGCCTACCCCCCGACAAGACCGACGTCATCGTGTCGAACCTGGCCAGGTCGACTCCGACGGCGCCCGACGGCACCATGCCCGGCGGTATCTACCCGCAGCGGTTCGGCATCCCCGAAGGGCTCTACGAGGAGCGGGTGGCGGTCAAGCAGGGCTGGTTCTGTTGCTGGAACGGCGGAAACTGGGTGCACTGGTCCACCGGGGCGATCGGCACCGATCGTCGATTCGTCATGGCGATCGCATCGATGCAGCCCGCCGACGACGCCACCGCACGCGACACGATGACGCAGGCGGTCAAGACCATGTTCCCCGGCGGCCGAATCTAGGCTCCGCGTAGCAAGTTCGACGAAAGTCGGCCGAGAACCGCGAAAAGGGCACTTCGCGCCGCGAGAATCCGGCACGCTGCGTTGATGACTCCAGCTGGGCAACTGCCGACCATCTCGCGCCGGGCCGCACTCGGTGCATTCGGGCTGGGCGCCGCCGCCATGGCCACCGCGCCGCAAGCGGCGGGTCAGCTCGATCAGGGCTATGAGGCGATGCTGATGAAATGCATCGACCCTCGGTTCACCACCGAAACGTGGAAGTACATGTCCGGCCGCGGGTGGCAGAACAACTACAGCCAGTTCGCCTTCGCCGGCGGGCCGGTCGGCGCGGTGGCCCCGGCGTTCGCCGGCTGGCACGAGACGTTCTGGGAGAACCTCGCGATCTCGGTGGACCTGCATTGGCTGACGCGGTTGATCGGTATGGCACACCGCGACTGCGGCGCAGCGGCAGTGGCCTACGGCGACAGGGGGCTGACCGACAAGGTGTACGAGACCGAGATGCTGTCGGGGGCGTTGCGGGCATTCCGGGAGGAGGCCGGCCGGCGTCAGCCTGCCCTCGTCGTCGAACTCGGCATCATGGATCTGAACGGAGTTGTCGAAGTCGTCACCTGAGGCGCTCAGTCGAGCAGGTCGGGTCGACGCTCGCGGGTGCGCTCCAATCCTTGTTCGCGACGCCATGCGGCGACCTTGGCGTGGTCGCCGGAGAGCAGGACATCGGGTACGTCGAGGCCCCGCCAGCTGGGCGGCCGGGTGTAGCTCGGACCCTCGAGGATGCCTTCGGAATGTGAATCCTGTTGATGTGACTGCGGATTGCCGAGCACGTCGGGCAGCAACCGCACGACGGCCTCGATCATCACCAGTGCCGCCGACTCGCCCCCGGGCAACACGTAGTCACCGATCGACACCTCCTCGACGCGCATGCGGCGCGCCGCGTCCTCGACGACGCGCTGGTCGATTCCCTCGTAGCGTCCACATGCGAACACCAGGTGTTTCTCGGTTGCCCATGCGCTGGCGTCGGCCTGCCGGAACAGTCGTCCCGCAGGCGTCGGCACCACCAGAAGCGTTTGTTCCGAACAGATCTCGTCGAGTGCCGCGCCCCACACCGGCGCCTTCATCACCATCCCCGGTCCGCCGCCGTAGGGCGCGTCGTCGACCGAGCGGTGCACGTCATGCGTCCAGCGGCGCAGATCGTGTACCTCCAGTTGCACGATGCCGGATTCAATAGCTCTGCCCGGCAATGACTGCCGCAGAGGTTCGAGGTAGGCCGGGAAGATCGTCACAACGTCTATTCGCATCGCTCAGATCTCCAGCAGGCCGTCCGGCGGGTCGATTTCGATGACCTCGTCAGCCAACGACACCGACGTCACGATCGCGCTGACGAACGGCACCAGAACTTCGCGTTCGTCAGCGCGGACCGCGAGCAGCTCACCGGCGGCCGTATGCAGCACCTCGGTGACGGTGCCGATGTCGTCGCCGTTTGTTGTCCGCACCCGCAGGCCCTCGAGTTGATGGTCGTAGTACTCGTCGGGGTCATCGATCGGTGGCAGTTCCTGCGAGTCGACGAGGAACAGGATTCCGCGCAGCGCGTCGGCGGCGTTGCGGTTGTCGATGCCGTCGAACCGGACCAGCAGACGGCCGCCGTGTTCACGGACCGACTCGATCCGGTACTCGCGCTCGGGACCGCCCTTCGCGGGTCGCCCGCGCAACGACGTCCCGGCTGCAAACCGCGCATCGGGATCGTCGGTGCGGACGTCCACCACCACTTCACCGGCGATGCCGTGCGCTTTGGCCACGCGCCCGACAACGAGGTCCATGATGACCGACTACTGGTCGGTGTCCACCACGTCGACGCGGATACCGCGACCGCCGATACCGGCGACCAGTGTGCGCAGCGCGGTCGCGGTGCGCCCACCGCGGCCGATCACCTTGCCCAGGTCATCGGGGTGAACGTGAACCTCGACGGTGCGACCACGCCGGCTGGTCACCATGTCGACGCGGACGTCGTCGGGGTTGTCGACGATTCCGCGCACGAGGTGTTCGACCGCGTCGACGACGACAGAACTCACGGCCTGACTCAGCTTTCGGTGGCGCCGGCGACGGTGGCGTCCTCACCCTCAGCCGAAGGCTCGG includes:
- a CDS encoding virulence factor Mce family protein, yielding MRRSLRPTVVKFGLFALVMTLLTASLFFIFGQYQTGSTKDYTAVFADASRLKTGQSVRVAGMRVGTVNSVKLRPDKTVLVSFDADPNVRMTTGTRAAVRYLNLVGDRYLELIEGPDGTPMPPDSQIPVERTQGALDLDLLLGGLKPVIRGLNPEDVNALSASLIQIFQGQGGTLQSLLNNTSGFTTALAEHNQTIQALIDNLRTLLTTLNREGDKFSGTIDRLEKLVTELAAERDPIGTAIESLNNGSASVADLLSDARAPLAGTIDELARLAPNLDFQKDRIDTSLQKAPENYRKLVRTGSYGSFFNYYICELKWRVTDLQGRTAVFPWLKQENGRCAEP
- a CDS encoding virulence factor Mce; translated protein: MKRYLLRPLVGLASIAALVAVFALAASLFRGDFADTVPVTVISQRAGLVMNPDAKVEIRGVQVGRVEAIEELPSGEAALHLAMDPSRLDAIPANALVDIASPTVFGAKQVQFVFPEEPSPQSLRAGQVIEAQHVMVEVNTVFEQLTSVLSTIEPAKLNATLGAIAQAVSGRGQKFGKMLSDLDSYLATLEPSLPALNRDLELAPGVLRAYADASGDLVSIADNAATISESIVDKQDDLDAALVSVIGLADVGNEVIAQNRQALTDVVRLLVPTTSLTNEYNQALWCALAGIVESAHFPPLKAPGVEVLAGFLWAQERYRYPLDLPKAGAEGGPQCTGLPKLPFETAAPYVVADTGTNPWRRTYPGIVLNADIIKQIMFPDTETAGPPRNTAQIGMPG
- a CDS encoding Protein of uncharacterised function (DUF2469) translates to MSAEDLEKYETEMELSLYREYKDIVGQFSYVVETERRFYLANSVELVPRNSDGEVYFELRLADAWVWDMYRPARFVKQVRVITFKDVNIEEVEKPELRLPE
- the rnhB gene encoding ribonuclease HII → MPATWPPRTVIRKSSGLRTLESALYRSGLGPVAGVDEVGRGACAGPLVVAACVLGPNRLESLSALDDSKKLNEKERERLFPLIRRYALAYHVVFIPSHEVDRRGVHVANIEGMRRAVAGLSVRPGYVLSDGFRVPGLSAPSLPVVGGDAAAACIAAASVLAKVSRDRLMVKMEAEHPGYGFALHKGYSTPAHSAALAELGPCSQHRHSFINVRRVATAAGIRVVTELVDSRHVGPPEQCDEAG
- the sipT gene encoding signal peptidase I yields the protein MTGSSEPDESSAEHRPETAEPDSETEKPKKKGGALREFAILISIALVIYYVMLTFVARPYLIPSESMEPTLHGCPGCTGDRIMVDKLTYRFSSPEPGDVVVFKGPPNWNINYRSIRSDNTAIRWVQNVLSVVGFVPPDENDLVKRIIAVGGQTVECRAATGLTVDGKRLDEPYLDPETMQADPAIYPCLGNEFGPVEVPEGRLWVMGDNRTHSADSRAHCTNTPADAQKGLLCTGDPTAGTVPVDNVIGKARFIAWPPSRWGGVGSENPQT
- the rplS gene encoding 50S ribosomal protein L19, with the translated sequence MNTLDFVDQTSLRDDIPDFGPGDTVNVHVKVIEGSKERIQVFKGVVLRRQGGGVRETFTVRKESYGVGVERTFPVHSPNVDHIDVVTRGDVRRAKLYYLRELRGKKAKIKEKR
- a CDS encoding beta-lactamase class A, with the protein product MSRRPSLLVKTIAIVAAAIVVVAGYETQAHDAPSTVIAPQGGSGPLPDARPDEPAASFGGLVARTRRATEQAAETGADLSVAVLDRNTGTFVSNGNNEAMPIASVVKLFIADDLLLQESQGKTEIPPEDRKALDAMLRSSDDSAAEIFWNRGGGSEIVSRVTARYGLRATSTPYNGRWFNTLSTTGDLVRYYSELLSGGGGLPPDKTDVIVSNLARSTPTAPDGTMPGGIYPQRFGIPEGLYEERVAVKQGWFCCWNGGNWVHWSTGAIGTDRRFVMAIASMQPADDATARDTMTQAVKTMFPGGRI
- a CDS encoding putative secreted protein; this encodes MTPAGQLPTISRRAALGAFGLGAAAMATAPQAAGQLDQGYEAMLMKCIDPRFTTETWKYMSGRGWQNNYSQFAFAGGPVGAVAPAFAGWHETFWENLAISVDLHWLTRLIGMAHRDCGAAAVAYGDRGLTDKVYETEMLSGALRAFREEAGRRQPALVVELGIMDLNGVVEVVT
- the trmD gene encoding tRNA (guanine-N1)-methyltransferase; translation: MRIDVVTIFPAYLEPLRQSLPGRAIESGIVQLEVHDLRRWTHDVHRSVDDAPYGGGPGMVMKAPVWGAALDEICSEQTLLVVPTPAGRLFRQADASAWATEKHLVFACGRYEGIDQRVVEDAARRMRVEEVSIGDYVLPGGESAALVMIEAVVRLLPDVLGNPQSHQQDSHSEGILEGPSYTRPPSWRGLDVPDVLLSGDHAKVAAWRREQGLERTRERRPDLLD
- the rimM gene encoding 16S rRNA processing protein RimM: MDLVVGRVAKAHGIAGEVVVDVRTDDPDARFAAGTSLRGRPAKGGPEREYRIESVREHGGRLLVRFDGIDNRNAADALRGILFLVDSQELPPIDDPDEYYDHQLEGLRVRTTNGDDIGTVTEVLHTAAGELLAVRADEREVLVPFVSAIVTSVSLADEVIEIDPPDGLLEI
- a CDS encoding putative RNA-binding protein — protein: MSSVVVDAVEHLVRGIVDNPDDVRVDMVTSRRGRTVEVHVHPDDLGKVIGRGGRTATALRTLVAGIGGRGIRVDVVDTDQ